The following are from one region of the Choloepus didactylus isolate mChoDid1 chromosome 11 unlocalized genomic scaffold, mChoDid1.pri SUPER_11_unloc1, whole genome shotgun sequence genome:
- the HIGD2A gene encoding HIG1 domain family member 2A, mitochondrial, protein MAAPGPVTPEGRFDPSQPPVIEGFSPSVYSSPESFKEKFLRKTRENPMVPIGCLGTAAALTYGLFCFHRGHSQRSQLMMRTRIAAQGFTIAAILLGLVASAMKSRH, encoded by the exons ATGGCGGCTCCTGGCCCTGTGACTCCAGAGGGACGTTTTGACCCGTCGCAACCCCCGGTCATTGAGGGCTTTAGTCCCAGTGTCTACAGCTCTCCGGAAAGCTTCAAGGAAAAGTTCCTTCGCAAGACACGCGAAAACCCAATGGTACCCATAG GATGCCTGGGCACGGCGGCCGCCCTCACATATGGCCTTTTCTGTTTCCACCGGGGCCACAGCCAGCGCTCGCAACTCATGATGCGCACCCGGATCGCTGCCCAAGGCTTCACGATCGCAGCCATCTTGCTGGGTCTGGTTGCATCCGCTATGAAGTCGCGACACTGA
- the NOP16 gene encoding nucleolar protein 16 isoform X2, whose amino-acid sequence MLDGRQRHGSSAPTSDMPGTTLSRCGRTWPRWDWPWTPTRLCRSIKERVCFLQANSMEMDVERPKELVRKPYVLNDLETEASIPEKKGNTLSRDLIDYVRYMVENHGEDYKAMARDEKNYYQDTPKQIRNKINVYKRFYPTEWQAFTDSLQKNKMEVE is encoded by the exons ATGCTCGACGGAAGGCAGCGCCACGGATCGAGTG CGCCCACATCCGACATGCCTGGGACCACTCTAAGTCGGTGCGGCAGAACTTGGCCGAGATGGGACTGGCCATGGACCCCAACAAGGCTGTGCCGCTCCATAAAAGAAAG AGTCTGTTTTCTGCAGGCGAATTCCATGGAGATGGATGTGGAGAGACCGAAGGAGCTTGTGCGGAAACCCTATGTGCTGAATG ATCTGGAGACAGAAGCTAgcattccagaaaagaaaggaaatacctTGTCACGGGACCTTATTGACTACGTCCGCTACATGGTGGAGAACCACGGGGAAGACTATAAG GCCATGGCCCGGGATGAGAAGAATTACTATCAAGATACCCCAAAACAGATTCGGAATAAGATCAATGTCTATAAACGTTTTTACCCAACAGAATGGCAAGCTTTCACCGATTCTTTGCAGAAGAATAAGATGGAGGTTGAGTGA
- the CLTB gene encoding clathrin light chain B isoform X1 has protein sequence MADDFGFFSSSESGAPEVAEEDPAAAFLAQQESEIAGIENDEGFGAPAGSLAALAQPGPASGAGSEDMVGTTINGDMFQEANGPADGYAAIAQADRLTQEPESIRKWREEQRKRLQELDAASKVTEQEWREKAKKDLEEWNQRQSEQVEKNKINNRIADKAFYQQPDADIIGYVASEEAFVKESKEETPGTEWEKVAQLCDFNPKSSKQCKDVSRLRSVLMSLKQTPLSR, from the exons ATGGCTGATGACTTTGGCTTCTTCTCGTCTTCGGAGAGCGGGGCCCCCGAGGTGGCGGAGGAGGACCCGGCGGCCGCGTTCCTGGCCCAGCAGGAGAGTGAGATCGCAGGCATAGAGAATGACGAGGGCTTCGGGGCACCTGCCGGCAGCCTGGCGGCCCTCGCGCAGCCGGGACCCGCGAGTGGGG CTGGTTCTGAGGACATGGTGGGGACCACAATCAATGGAGACATGTTTCAG GAGGCCAACGGGCCCGCCGACGGCTATGCTGCCATCGCCCAGGCCGACAGGCTGACGCAGGAGCCTGAGAGCATCCGCAAATGGAGAGAGGAGCAGAGGAAACGGCTGCAGGAGCTGG ATGCCGCCTCTAAGGTGACGGAACAGGAGTGGCGGGAGAAGGCCAAGAAGGACCTGGAGGAGTGGAACCAGCGCCAGAGCGAGCAAGTTGAGAAGAACAAGATCAACAACCG GATCGCTGACAAAGCATTCTACCAGCAGCCAGATGCTGATATCATCGGCTACGT GGCATCTGAGGAGGCTTTCGTGAAGGAATCCAAGGAGGAGACCCCAGGCACAGAGTGGGAGAAGGTGgcccagctgtgtgacttcaaTCCCAAGAGCAGCAAGCAGTGCAAAGACGTGTCCCGCCTGCGCTCGGTGCTTATGTCCCTGAAGCAGACGCCGCTGTCACGCTAA
- the ARL10 gene encoding ADP-ribosylation factor-like protein 10 isoform X2 → MAPRPLGPLVLALGGAAALLGSVLFILWKAYCGRSRERRWDQGEAWWGAEPAGLPEWDEWDLEDEEDEEPVLEELEQREVLVLGLDGSGKSTFLRVLSGKPPLEGHVPTWGFNSVRLPTKNFEVDLLEISGSQNLRFYWKEFVNEVDVLVFVVDSSDHLRLPRARRELHKLLAKDPDLPVVIVANKQEIPPKVPAFYELL, encoded by the exons ATGGCGCCGCGGCCGCTGGGGCCCCTGGTGCTGGCGCTGGGCGGCGCCGCGGCCCTGCTCGGCTCGGTGCTCTTCATCCTCTGGAAGGCTTACTGCGGCCGCAGCCGGGAGCGGCGCTGGGACCAGGGCGAGGCCTGGTGGGGCGCGGAGCCTGCCGGCCTCCCGGAGTGGGACGAGTGGGAC CTGGAGGACGAGGAGGACGAGGAGCCGGTGCTGGAGGAACTGGAGCAGCGCGAGGTGCTGGTGTTGGGGCTGGATGGCTCCGGGAAAAGCACGTTCCTGCGCGTGCTGTCGGGGAAGCCGCCTCTGGAAGGCCACGTCCCCACCTGGGGCTTCAACTCTGTGCGGCTGCCCACCAAAAACTTCGAGGTGGACCTACTAGAGA TCAGTGGCAGCCAGAACCTACGCTTCTACTGGAAGGAGTTTGTGAATGAGGTGGACGTTCTGGTGTTTGTGGTGGACTCATCTGACCACCTGCGGTTGCCAAGGGCCCGACGGGAGCTGCACAAGCTGCTGGCTAAAGATCCTGACCTGCCCGTCGTCATCGTGGCCAACAAGCAG GAGATACCACCTAAAGTCCCAGCATTCTATGAACTGCTTTAA
- the CLTB gene encoding clathrin light chain B isoform X2, protein MADDFGFFSSSESGAPEVAEEDPAAAFLAQQESEIAGIENDEGFGAPAGSLAALAQPGPASGAGSEDMVGTTINGDMFQEANGPADGYAAIAQADRLTQEPESIRKWREEQRKRLQELDAASKVTEQEWREKAKKDLEEWNQRQSEQVEKNKINNRASEEAFVKESKEETPGTEWEKVAQLCDFNPKSSKQCKDVSRLRSVLMSLKQTPLSR, encoded by the exons ATGGCTGATGACTTTGGCTTCTTCTCGTCTTCGGAGAGCGGGGCCCCCGAGGTGGCGGAGGAGGACCCGGCGGCCGCGTTCCTGGCCCAGCAGGAGAGTGAGATCGCAGGCATAGAGAATGACGAGGGCTTCGGGGCACCTGCCGGCAGCCTGGCGGCCCTCGCGCAGCCGGGACCCGCGAGTGGGG CTGGTTCTGAGGACATGGTGGGGACCACAATCAATGGAGACATGTTTCAG GAGGCCAACGGGCCCGCCGACGGCTATGCTGCCATCGCCCAGGCCGACAGGCTGACGCAGGAGCCTGAGAGCATCCGCAAATGGAGAGAGGAGCAGAGGAAACGGCTGCAGGAGCTGG ATGCCGCCTCTAAGGTGACGGAACAGGAGTGGCGGGAGAAGGCCAAGAAGGACCTGGAGGAGTGGAACCAGCGCCAGAGCGAGCAAGTTGAGAAGAACAAGATCAACAACCG GGCATCTGAGGAGGCTTTCGTGAAGGAATCCAAGGAGGAGACCCCAGGCACAGAGTGGGAGAAGGTGgcccagctgtgtgacttcaaTCCCAAGAGCAGCAAGCAGTGCAAAGACGTGTCCCGCCTGCGCTCGGTGCTTATGTCCCTGAAGCAGACGCCGCTGTCACGCTAA
- the ARL10 gene encoding ADP-ribosylation factor-like protein 10 isoform X1, with amino-acid sequence MAPRPLGPLVLALGGAAALLGSVLFILWKAYCGRSRERRWDQGEAWWGAEPAGLPEWDEWDLEDEEDEEPVLEELEQREVLVLGLDGSGKSTFLRVLSGKPPLEGHVPTWGFNSVRLPTKNFEVDLLEISGSQNLRFYWKEFVNEVDVLVFVVDSSDHLRLPRARRELHKLLAKDPDLPVVIVANKQDLNGAMSVVELQRELGLQAVHSQREVFLLAASIAPAGPGFGNPGTVHIWKLLLELLS; translated from the exons ATGGCGCCGCGGCCGCTGGGGCCCCTGGTGCTGGCGCTGGGCGGCGCCGCGGCCCTGCTCGGCTCGGTGCTCTTCATCCTCTGGAAGGCTTACTGCGGCCGCAGCCGGGAGCGGCGCTGGGACCAGGGCGAGGCCTGGTGGGGCGCGGAGCCTGCCGGCCTCCCGGAGTGGGACGAGTGGGAC CTGGAGGACGAGGAGGACGAGGAGCCGGTGCTGGAGGAACTGGAGCAGCGCGAGGTGCTGGTGTTGGGGCTGGATGGCTCCGGGAAAAGCACGTTCCTGCGCGTGCTGTCGGGGAAGCCGCCTCTGGAAGGCCACGTCCCCACCTGGGGCTTCAACTCTGTGCGGCTGCCCACCAAAAACTTCGAGGTGGACCTACTAGAGA TCAGTGGCAGCCAGAACCTACGCTTCTACTGGAAGGAGTTTGTGAATGAGGTGGACGTTCTGGTGTTTGTGGTGGACTCATCTGACCACCTGCGGTTGCCAAGGGCCCGACGGGAGCTGCACAAGCTGCTGGCTAAAGATCCTGACCTGCCCGTCGTCATCGTGGCCAACAAGCAG GACCTGAATGGGGCCATGAGCGTGGTGGAGCTGCAGCGGGAACTGGGCCTGCAGGCTGTTCACAGCCAGCGGGAGGTCTTCCTTCTGGCGGCCAGCATTGCTCCTGCAGGGCCTGGCTTTGGCAATCCCGGCACTGTGCACATCTGGAAGCTGCTTTTGGAGCTTCTCTCCTAG
- the NOP16 gene encoding nucleolar protein 16 isoform X1, with product MPKAKGKTRRQKFGYNVNRKRLNRNARRKAAPRIECAHIRHAWDHSKSVRQNLAEMGLAMDPNKAVPLHKRKANSMEMDVERPKELVRKPYVLNDLETEASIPEKKGNTLSRDLIDYVRYMVENHGEDYKAMARDEKNYYQDTPKQIRNKINVYKRFYPTEWQAFTDSLQKNKMEVE from the exons ATGCCCAAGGCTAAGGGCAAGACCCGGAGGCAGAAGTTCGGTTACAACGTCAATCGGAAGCGGCTGAACCGGAATGCTCGACGGAAGGCAGCGCCACGGATCGAGTG CGCCCACATCCGACATGCCTGGGACCACTCTAAGTCGGTGCGGCAGAACTTGGCCGAGATGGGACTGGCCATGGACCCCAACAAGGCTGTGCCGCTCCATAAAAGAAAG GCGAATTCCATGGAGATGGATGTGGAGAGACCGAAGGAGCTTGTGCGGAAACCCTATGTGCTGAATG ATCTGGAGACAGAAGCTAgcattccagaaaagaaaggaaatacctTGTCACGGGACCTTATTGACTACGTCCGCTACATGGTGGAGAACCACGGGGAAGACTATAAG GCCATGGCCCGGGATGAGAAGAATTACTATCAAGATACCCCAAAACAGATTCGGAATAAGATCAATGTCTATAAACGTTTTTACCCAACAGAATGGCAAGCTTTCACCGATTCTTTGCAGAAGAATAAGATGGAGGTTGAGTGA